In Streptomyces sp. 840.1, the DNA window GGAGAGCTGGACCACCGACTCGACGTGCTTGCCCTTCACCTGGAGATCGAGCGTGTGGTCGTAGAAGCCCACGGTTCCCTGTACGTCGCCGGAGACGAGCGCGGTCTCCGCCTGGACGCCGGCGGGCTCGGTCAGCAGCTGGACGGCGACTCCCTCGTCCTTGAAGTAGCCGAGCCGCTCGGTGAGCATCGCGGGCAGGTAGATGACCTTGTCCAGGCCGCCCACCATGATCTTCACGCTGTCGTTCTTGTCGCCGGACGCGGAGGTGGAGTCGCCTCCGCAGGCGGTCAGGCTCGCCGCGGCGAGGGCTCCGGCGACGGCGAGTGCCGGGATCCGGGGGGACATACGCATCTGGTTCACGTCCTTGTGAAGAGGGTTCCCCTGAGGGGAGGGAGGGTGGCGAGGGTCAGCGCGCGGTGTCGGCGTCGGCCGGTTTCCAGCGGAAGAGCTTCTTCTCCAGGAAGGTGAGCAGCCCCTCGGCGAGCAGCGCGACGACCGCGAGGATGGCCATGGCGGCGTACACACCGGCCGCGTTGAAGGTGCCCTGCGAGGCGGCGACCAGCAGACCGAGTCCCTTGGTGGCGCCGATGTACTCACCGACGATGGCGCCGATCAGGGCGAAGCCGAAGCTGACATGGAGGCTGGTGAAGATCCATGAGGTGGCGGAGGGAATGACCACCTGAAGGGTGACCTGCCGGTTGCTGGCGCCCAGGATCCGGGAGTTGGCGACCAGGTTGCGGTCGACCTCCCTGGCGCCCTGGAAGGCGTTGAAGAAGACCGGGAAGAACACCAGGACGACCGCGGAGGCGACCTTGGACGCCGGGCCCAGGCCGAACCAGATCAGGAAGA includes these proteins:
- a CDS encoding ABC transporter permease, producing MLPETVTKTAAASGTGRTEARARAARNRRMLVLASRIAVLVAVVGLWEWLARTAVIDPFNFSMPSKIWEQIRTWVTDGTAQGSLWEQIWYTLYEALLGWVIGVIAGVLFGIALGRVRFAADVLGPYIKVLNALPRIVLAPIFLIWFGLGPASKVASAVVLVFFPVFFNAFQGAREVDRNLVANSRILGASNRQVTLQVVIPSATSWIFTSLHVSFGFALIGAIVGEYIGATKGLGLLVAASQGTFNAAGVYAAMAILAVVALLAEGLLTFLEKKLFRWKPADADTAR